From Actinopolymorpha cephalotaxi, one genomic window encodes:
- a CDS encoding Rieske (2Fe-2S) protein: protein MDTPERRDTAPMTRRHALGGVAVAAAAIPLLAACGGDSSNTSGGDDSAGGKTDDKTPDDKTKKTPGSGDDTKAPGDDDGAKGGGGGSLTSTSQIPVKGGKIFAAQKVVVTQPEQGTFKAFSAICTHRGCPVGDVTGDIIKCHCHGSAFSALDGSVKNGPATRPLPPVKIKVDGGSIKLA, encoded by the coding sequence GTGGACACACCCGAGCGCCGCGACACAGCACCGATGACCCGACGGCACGCCCTGGGCGGGGTGGCCGTCGCGGCCGCCGCGATCCCCCTGCTCGCCGCCTGCGGTGGCGACAGTTCGAACACCAGCGGCGGTGACGACTCGGCGGGTGGGAAGACCGACGACAAGACGCCCGACGACAAGACGAAGAAGACGCCCGGGTCCGGCGACGACACCAAGGCGCCCGGCGACGACGACGGGGCCAAGGGCGGCGGGGGCGGCTCCCTCACCTCGACCAGCCAGATCCCGGTGAAGGGCGGCAAGATCTTCGCCGCGCAGAAGGTCGTGGTGACCCAGCCGGAGCAGGGGACGTTCAAGGCGTTCTCCGCGATCTGCACCCACAGGGGCTGCCCGGTCGGCGACGTGACCGGCGACATCATCAAGTGCCACTGCCACGGCAGCGCGTTCAGCGCCCTGGACGGCTCGGTCAAGAACGGGCCGGCGACCAGGCCGCTGCCGCCGGTGAAGATCAAGGTCGACGGCGGGTCGATCAAGCTCGCCTGA
- a CDS encoding FadR/GntR family transcriptional regulator: MTDRKPRPRKPAHLTTGRDGRGPGSGGAAGGAGDARSSGGARDSGGSLTGVSRSGLADQLAERLLDEIVAGVYPPDSRLPPEPVLAERAGVSRLTLREAIKDLRQRGVLRVQQGRGTFVNQPDTWAPFDSTVLNARALLESGYELAHELTELRRIVERGIAELAAVRRTDEDLDRMEAAVATMREAWAAQDLDTFSSADVNFHDALLRAAGNAFALTLFHSVDGALRSVRRRTVEENAELAERAIDYHAKIMSAVRRKARRSAGALMDEHLQETEDFTAALAASARARADEDATRTRRRA, translated from the coding sequence ATGACCGACCGGAAACCACGACCGAGGAAGCCGGCCCACCTCACGACCGGCCGCGACGGGCGCGGACCCGGCAGCGGTGGGGCCGCGGGAGGCGCCGGGGACGCCCGCAGCTCAGGGGGCGCCCGGGATTCCGGGGGCTCGCTCACCGGTGTCAGCCGGTCCGGACTCGCCGACCAACTGGCCGAACGCCTGCTGGACGAGATCGTCGCGGGCGTCTATCCACCCGACAGCAGACTTCCACCCGAGCCCGTCCTCGCCGAACGTGCCGGCGTCAGCCGGCTGACGCTGCGCGAGGCCATCAAGGACCTCCGCCAGCGGGGCGTGCTGCGGGTCCAGCAGGGGCGCGGCACGTTCGTGAACCAGCCCGACACGTGGGCGCCGTTCGACAGCACGGTGCTCAACGCGCGGGCGCTGCTGGAGTCGGGGTACGAGCTCGCGCACGAGCTGACCGAGCTGCGCCGCATCGTCGAACGCGGAATCGCCGAACTCGCCGCGGTCCGGCGTACCGACGAGGATCTGGATCGGATGGAGGCCGCGGTGGCCACCATGCGCGAGGCCTGGGCCGCCCAGGACCTGGACACGTTCAGCTCCGCCGACGTCAACTTCCACGACGCGCTGCTGCGGGCGGCCGGGAACGCGTTCGCGCTGACGTTGTTCCACTCCGTCGACGGGGCGCTGCGCTCGGTGCGCCGGCGCACGGTCGAGGAGAACGCCGAGCTCGCCGAGCGCGCGATCGACTACCACGCCAAGATCATGAGTGCCGTACGCCGGAAGGCCCGGCGCTCGGCCGGTGCGCTGATGGACGAGCACCTGCAGGAGACCGAGGACTTCACCGCCGCGCTGGCCGCCTCGGCGCGCGCCCGGGCCGACGAGGACGCCACCCGCACCCGCCGCCGCGCCTGA
- a CDS encoding UxaA family hydrolase, whose translation MTPVPPVTPATDQPTLADLTLRLHETDNVVIAMGDLAPGGYALPAGGSLQVTDAVPRGHKLAVAPVAPGEPVRKYGQVIGFASEPIVPGRHVHTHNTAFQMFEREYDFGVDVRPTVYVPESARATFQGIVRPDGRVATRNYIGILTTVNCSATAAKLIAERFKYDVLDEFPNVDGVVSLTHSTGCGMAGPGSEGFEVLRRTLTGYANHPNFAGFLVLGLGCEVNQVAGLVEHWNIPEHKITVPMTIQELGGTRKTVAEGIARIKDMLPEVDAVSRETVPASELILAMECGGSDGYSGITANPALGAAADLLVAHGGTAVFGETPEIYGAEHLLARRAVSREVGEKLIRRIHWWEDYTAKHSGSMDNNPSPGNKAGGLTTILEKSLGAAAKGGTTNLADVVEFAEQITAKGLVFMDTPGYDPVNATGMVAGGSQVLCFTTGRGSAFGCKPTPSMKLATNTDVYQRMTDDMDVNCGVVADGDASVAEVGRQIFDRVLATASGEKTKSEELGYGDEEFVPWQLGAVM comes from the coding sequence GTGACGCCAGTGCCGCCAGTGACGCCCGCCACCGACCAGCCCACGCTCGCCGACCTGACGCTGCGGCTGCACGAGACCGACAACGTCGTGATCGCGATGGGCGACCTCGCACCCGGCGGCTACGCGCTGCCCGCCGGCGGGTCCCTGCAGGTCACCGACGCCGTTCCGCGCGGCCACAAGCTCGCCGTGGCGCCGGTCGCACCGGGTGAGCCGGTCCGCAAGTACGGCCAGGTCATCGGGTTCGCCAGCGAGCCGATCGTGCCCGGGCGGCACGTGCACACGCACAACACGGCGTTCCAGATGTTCGAGCGGGAGTACGACTTCGGCGTCGACGTCCGGCCCACGGTGTACGTACCCGAGAGCGCCCGGGCCACCTTCCAGGGCATCGTCCGCCCCGACGGGCGGGTGGCGACCCGCAACTACATCGGCATCCTCACCACGGTCAACTGCTCGGCCACCGCGGCCAAGCTGATCGCCGAGCGGTTCAAGTACGACGTCCTCGACGAGTTCCCGAACGTCGACGGCGTGGTCTCCCTCACCCACAGCACCGGCTGCGGCATGGCCGGTCCGGGCAGCGAGGGCTTCGAGGTGCTCCGGCGTACTCTCACCGGCTACGCCAACCACCCGAACTTCGCCGGCTTCCTCGTCCTCGGCCTCGGCTGCGAGGTCAACCAGGTCGCCGGCCTGGTCGAGCACTGGAACATCCCCGAGCACAAGATCACCGTGCCGATGACAATCCAGGAGCTCGGCGGCACCCGCAAGACGGTGGCCGAGGGGATCGCCCGGATCAAGGACATGCTGCCCGAGGTCGACGCCGTGAGCCGCGAGACCGTGCCCGCCAGCGAGCTGATCCTGGCGATGGAGTGCGGCGGCTCCGACGGCTACTCCGGCATCACCGCCAACCCCGCGCTCGGCGCGGCCGCCGACCTGCTGGTGGCCCACGGCGGCACCGCGGTCTTCGGGGAGACGCCGGAGATCTACGGCGCGGAACACCTGCTGGCACGGCGCGCCGTCAGCCGCGAGGTGGGGGAGAAGCTGATCCGCCGGATCCACTGGTGGGAGGACTACACCGCCAAGCACTCCGGTTCGATGGACAACAACCCCTCGCCGGGCAACAAGGCGGGTGGCCTCACCACGATCCTGGAGAAGTCCCTCGGCGCCGCGGCCAAGGGCGGCACGACCAACCTGGCCGACGTCGTGGAGTTCGCCGAGCAGATCACCGCGAAGGGCCTGGTCTTCATGGACACGCCCGGCTACGACCCGGTGAACGCGACCGGCATGGTGGCCGGCGGCTCGCAGGTGCTGTGCTTCACCACCGGCCGTGGGTCGGCGTTCGGGTGCAAGCCCACGCCGTCGATGAAGCTGGCCACCAACACCGACGTTTACCAGCGGATGACCGACGACATGGACGTCAACTGCGGTGTCGTCGCCGACGGGGACGCGTCCGTGGCGGAGGTCGGCCGGCAGATCTTCGACCGGGTGCTGGCCACCGCGTCGGGTGAGAAGACCAAGAGCGAGGAGCTCGGCTACGGCGACGAGGAGTTCGTGCCGTGGCAGCTCGGCGCGGTGATGTGA
- a CDS encoding nickel pincer cofactor-dependent isomerase, group 22, with product MSDATSPTGLGPFERVRELQPRAPLPRLIPVRQHYDVPAEPDVAAATARELEALRARIRPGMSVAVTAGSRGIHDLATVVRAACDWLRAAGAEPFVVPAMGSHGGATAEGQVAVLASYGVTEETMGVPIRATMDTIELGRVVPDGPMVHLDAQAARADGILLVNRIKPHTDFHGEIESGLGKIAAIGLGKQRGAEGIHVYGSTGLARWIPAVGRHIVETGRVLGGIGIVENAHERTARIAFVEPDGIAGPAETELLAEAGRLLGRLPFDDLDVLVVDELGKDKSGSGMDTNVIGRMWIDGVAEPERPRVTNITVHGISKASYGNAVGVGLADFVPFRVLEDIDLHALYVNAMTSGIGGVRRAKLPIALPTDEAAVAAAILMCGRPDPENVRLVRVHDTLDTVHLLVAESLRTEVDKQPQLEVAGEPVAFDCTPDGALPDWPQLEA from the coding sequence GTGAGCGACGCCACCAGCCCCACCGGGCTCGGCCCCTTCGAGCGCGTACGCGAGCTGCAGCCCAGGGCACCCCTGCCGCGGCTGATCCCGGTCCGCCAGCACTACGACGTACCGGCCGAGCCGGACGTGGCCGCCGCGACGGCCCGTGAGCTGGAGGCGCTGCGGGCGCGGATCCGGCCGGGGATGAGCGTCGCCGTCACCGCCGGCAGCCGGGGCATCCACGACCTGGCGACGGTGGTCCGGGCGGCGTGTGACTGGCTGCGTGCCGCCGGGGCCGAGCCGTTCGTCGTACCGGCGATGGGGTCGCACGGCGGCGCCACCGCCGAGGGCCAGGTCGCCGTCCTCGCGTCGTACGGCGTCACCGAGGAGACCATGGGCGTCCCGATCCGGGCGACCATGGACACCATCGAACTCGGCCGGGTGGTGCCCGACGGCCCGATGGTCCACCTCGACGCGCAGGCCGCCCGGGCCGACGGGATCCTGCTGGTCAACCGGATCAAGCCGCACACCGACTTCCACGGGGAGATCGAGTCCGGGCTGGGCAAGATCGCCGCCATCGGCCTGGGCAAGCAGCGCGGCGCGGAGGGCATCCACGTCTACGGCTCGACCGGCCTGGCCCGCTGGATTCCCGCGGTGGGCCGGCACATCGTCGAGACGGGTCGCGTCCTCGGCGGCATCGGCATCGTGGAGAACGCCCACGAGCGGACCGCCCGGATCGCATTCGTCGAACCCGACGGCATCGCCGGCCCGGCCGAGACCGAACTGCTCGCCGAGGCGGGCCGGCTGCTCGGCCGGTTGCCGTTCGACGACCTCGACGTGCTGGTCGTGGACGAGCTCGGCAAGGACAAGTCCGGCTCCGGCATGGACACCAACGTCATCGGCCGGATGTGGATCGACGGCGTCGCCGAGCCCGAGCGTCCCCGCGTCACCAACATCACCGTGCACGGGATCAGCAAGGCGTCGTACGGCAACGCGGTGGGCGTGGGGCTCGCCGACTTCGTGCCGTTCCGGGTGCTGGAGGACATCGACCTGCACGCGCTCTACGTGAACGCGATGACGTCCGGCATCGGCGGCGTGCGCCGGGCGAAGCTGCCGATCGCGCTGCCCACCGACGAGGCCGCCGTGGCCGCGGCGATCCTGATGTGCGGGCGGCCCGACCCGGAGAACGTCCGGCTGGTCCGGGTGCACGACACCCTGGACACGGTCCATCTGCTGGTGGCGGAGAGCCTGCGCACAGAGGTGGACAAGCAGCCGCAGCTGGAGGTCGCCGGGGAGCCGGTGGCGTTCGACTGTACGCCGGACGGCGCGCTGCCGGACTGGCCGCAGCTCGAGGCCTGA